In Candidatus Korarchaeota archaeon NZ13-K, the genomic window CTGAGCAGGGGGATCACTGAGGTGACGACGAAGGAGCTTATGAAGAGCGCGCTCTCTCTCCTCAGGAGGGAGAACGAGGAGTGGTACCAGAACTGGATAATCTTCGATAGAGCGGTCAAGAGGAGGAGGACTGAGGACTGAGCGGGCAGCATCTTCACTCTTTTT contains:
- a CDS encoding ATPase, whose protein sequence is LSRGITEVTTKELMKSALSLLRRENEEWYQNWIIFDRAVKRRRTED